Proteins co-encoded in one uncultured Draconibacterium sp. genomic window:
- a CDS encoding M3 family metallopeptidase, translating to MKKLLFFVFILGLVVTSCQTQKKESTSNMENPFFKEWNTPFGVPPFDQIKNEHFRPAFAEGMRLHKKEIDAIVNNPEEPTFENTLMALDKSGTFLNRVSNVFSNLSGANTNDSIQAIEKDIEPQLSAHYDDINLNEGLFKRVKAVYEQRDNLDLTTEEARFLEKKYKSFVRGGAELPADKKARMREINGELATLSVQFGEHVLKDNNAFKLVIEDEADLEGLPASAVSAAAATAKEEGQEGKWIFTISRPSLYPFLTYSPNRALREKLYKGYIMKGDNGNEYDNNKTVARIVELRSERAKLFGYNNHAEYILAENMAKNPENVYDILTQVWEKALPVAKQELVDMQAIADKEGDNIKIQGWDWWYYAEKVRQERYALSEEDVKPYFQVDNVQKGIFTLANKLYGITFTERTDLPKYHKDGKVFEVKEADGTPVGIFYTDYFARPSKRGGAWMSSFRKQEMVDGKNVLPIITNVCNFPAPTEDMPSLLSLDQVTTMFHEFGHGLHGLLSKCETRTLSGTSVARDFVELPSQIMENWAFEPEMLALYAKHYKTGDVIPDELVEKINNAAHFNQGFATVEFLAAGLLDMDFHTLNEVDPNMDVEAFEKASMDKYGLIPQIAPRYRSTYFSHIFNGGYSSGYYAYLWAEVLDKDAFQAFKENGLFDKATAASFRENVLSKGGSDDPMKLYLQFRGKEPGIEPLLKGRGLM from the coding sequence ATGAAAAAACTGCTATTTTTTGTTTTTATCCTGGGTTTGGTGGTCACATCGTGCCAAACACAGAAAAAAGAAAGTACAAGTAACATGGAGAATCCGTTTTTTAAGGAATGGAACACACCATTTGGTGTTCCACCGTTTGATCAGATTAAAAACGAACATTTTCGCCCTGCATTTGCAGAGGGAATGCGTTTGCATAAAAAAGAAATTGATGCAATTGTAAACAACCCGGAAGAGCCAACTTTTGAAAATACCTTGATGGCGTTGGATAAATCTGGGACATTTTTGAATCGGGTAAGTAATGTGTTTAGTAATTTAAGTGGAGCGAATACCAACGATAGCATTCAGGCTATTGAAAAAGATATCGAGCCGCAATTATCGGCACACTACGACGATATCAACCTGAATGAAGGTTTGTTTAAGCGTGTAAAAGCCGTTTACGAGCAACGCGACAATCTTGATTTGACAACTGAAGAAGCTCGTTTTCTGGAGAAAAAATACAAATCGTTTGTACGTGGTGGTGCTGAACTTCCGGCCGATAAGAAGGCGCGTATGCGCGAAATTAACGGCGAATTGGCAACGCTTTCAGTTCAATTTGGTGAACACGTATTGAAAGATAACAACGCTTTTAAACTGGTTATTGAAGATGAGGCTGATCTGGAAGGTTTGCCAGCGTCTGCTGTTTCTGCTGCTGCAGCAACTGCAAAAGAAGAAGGGCAGGAGGGAAAATGGATTTTCACCATTAGCCGCCCGAGTTTGTATCCGTTTCTTACCTATTCGCCAAACCGTGCTTTGCGCGAGAAGCTGTACAAAGGTTACATCATGAAAGGCGACAATGGCAATGAGTACGACAATAATAAAACCGTAGCCCGAATTGTTGAACTACGCAGTGAACGTGCAAAATTGTTTGGTTACAACAACCATGCAGAATATATTCTGGCCGAAAACATGGCAAAAAATCCTGAAAATGTGTACGATATTTTAACTCAGGTTTGGGAGAAAGCTTTGCCGGTAGCTAAACAAGAGTTGGTTGACATGCAGGCTATTGCCGACAAAGAAGGCGACAATATTAAAATTCAGGGCTGGGACTGGTGGTACTATGCCGAGAAAGTTCGCCAGGAAAGATATGCATTGAGCGAAGAAGATGTAAAACCATACTTTCAGGTGGATAACGTACAGAAAGGTATTTTTACATTAGCGAATAAGCTTTACGGAATCACATTTACGGAAAGAACTGATTTGCCCAAATACCATAAAGACGGAAAAGTATTTGAAGTGAAAGAAGCTGATGGTACACCAGTTGGTATTTTTTACACCGACTATTTTGCACGCCCAAGTAAACGGGGCGGTGCATGGATGAGCTCTTTTCGTAAACAGGAAATGGTGGATGGCAAAAATGTACTTCCGATAATTACAAACGTTTGTAATTTTCCGGCTCCAACAGAAGATATGCCATCGTTATTGAGCTTAGACCAGGTTACAACAATGTTCCATGAGTTTGGACACGGATTGCACGGTTTGCTTTCAAAATGCGAAACAAGAACATTGTCGGGAACTTCGGTAGCGCGCGATTTTGTAGAGCTGCCATCGCAAATTATGGAAAACTGGGCTTTTGAACCTGAAATGCTGGCATTGTATGCAAAACACTATAAAACCGGTGACGTAATTCCTGACGAATTGGTAGAGAAAATCAACAATGCAGCGCACTTTAACCAGGGATTTGCGACGGTTGAATTTTTGGCCGCCGGGTTGTTAGATATGGATTTCCATACCTTAAATGAAGTTGATCCGAATATGGATGTTGAAGCATTTGAAAAAGCGTCGATGGATAAATACGGATTGATTCCGCAAATTGCTCCACGTTACCGCAGTACTTACTTCTCTCATATTTTCAATGGAGGTTATTCTTCAGGCTACTATGCTTATTTGTGGGCCGAAGTATTGGATAAAGATGCTTTCCAGGCATTCAAAGAAAATGGTTTGTTTGACAAAGCAACTGCTGCTTCATTTCGCGAAAATGTATTGTCGAAAGGTGGATCAGATGATCCGATGAAACTTTATCTGCAGTTCCGCGGTAAAGAACCGGGAATTGAGCCATTGCTGAAAGGCAGAGGATTGATGTAG
- a CDS encoding sigma-70 family RNA polymerase sigma factor — protein MVAKDFKTSVLPVSNKLLRFATHFLHDEDLARDVVQDVFLKLWQRKETLDEVENIEAFAMRMTRNRCLDVIRANKTVPIDEDTDRRLKAKTIDVHSKVELGESAKQIEMLIGQLPELQQNVMHMRDIEQLSYDEIAEATGLQRNAIRVNLSRARKKVRDEYLKMNRNDGNTRNTTITATLL, from the coding sequence ATGGTTGCCAAAGATTTTAAAACAAGTGTACTACCGGTTAGTAATAAGCTGCTTCGCTTTGCAACGCACTTTTTACACGACGAAGACCTGGCACGGGATGTGGTGCAGGATGTGTTCCTGAAGTTATGGCAACGAAAGGAAACGCTAGACGAAGTAGAAAACATTGAGGCCTTTGCCATGCGAATGACCCGGAACCGGTGCCTTGATGTGATTAGAGCAAACAAAACCGTTCCGATAGATGAAGACACAGACCGAAGATTAAAGGCGAAAACGATAGACGTTCATTCAAAAGTTGAGTTAGGTGAGTCGGCAAAGCAAATTGAAATGCTGATAGGGCAACTGCCCGAATTGCAGCAAAATGTAATGCACATGCGAGACATCGAACAGCTCTCGTACGATGAAATTGCAGAGGCCACCGGGCTACAGCGAAATGCGATAAGGGTAAACCTTTCGAGAGCACGAAAAAAAGTGCGTGATGAATATTTAAAAATGAATAGAAATGATGGAAACACAAGAAATACTACGATTACTGCAACGCTACTTTGA
- a CDS encoding DUF4252 domain-containing protein — translation MKKLLLILAVVLPMAVLAQKSPVDKLFEKYANQKGMTTVNISGKLLGFAAQIETGDKDTQELLSGLNGVRILSVEDDALNEKLDFYKELEADGFFKNNDFEVLMEVTEDDEIVRFLARDAGNGKISDLILVVGGDDNALISISGIIDPQSIGKITKAINVDVGDFE, via the coding sequence ATGAAGAAGTTATTATTGATTCTAGCAGTTGTATTGCCCATGGCAGTGCTTGCACAAAAAAGCCCGGTTGACAAGCTCTTCGAAAAATATGCCAACCAAAAAGGAATGACTACCGTAAATATTTCGGGTAAACTTCTGGGATTCGCTGCCCAGATTGAAACAGGCGACAAAGACACTCAGGAATTATTGTCAGGATTAAACGGAGTTAGAATTTTATCGGTTGAAGATGACGCTTTAAATGAAAAACTGGATTTTTACAAAGAACTGGAAGCTGATGGTTTTTTCAAAAACAATGATTTTGAAGTGTTGATGGAAGTAACCGAAGACGATGAAATTGTTCGTTTCCTGGCACGCGATGCCGGTAATGGAAAGATATCAGATCTCATTCTTGTAGTAGGCGGAGATGATAATGCGCTGATCAGTATCAGTGGAATAATCGATCCGCAAAGTATAGGTAAGATTACTAAAGCTATTAATGTTGATGTAGGTGATTTTGAATAA
- a CDS encoding Nif3-like dinuclear metal center hexameric protein gives MKKLLLFVLLIPFWTLAQNSTTPRSVINLMKENVTCDWTENTVDVFKAGNPDTEIKGIAVCMFADMRTLQKAVEMNCNFIITHEPIFYNHLDETEAYANNPVYKEKRKFIEDHKLVVFRFHDHIHMTQPDGIYAGMIEKLGWKNFAVNNGGTLYSMPEKQLANFARELKDQLDLQTVRVIGNPEMKFTKVGLAVGAPGGARQIQMLNMPEVEVMVAGEATEWETYLYANDAVTLEKNKAVIFVGHIKSEEAGMDYCAEWLKGFVKGVPIHFIENKANFITF, from the coding sequence ATGAAAAAACTTTTGCTTTTCGTATTGCTTATTCCATTTTGGACACTCGCCCAAAATAGCACAACTCCCCGCTCGGTAATAAACCTAATGAAAGAAAACGTTACCTGCGATTGGACCGAAAACACTGTTGATGTCTTTAAAGCTGGTAATCCTGATACCGAAATAAAAGGTATTGCCGTTTGTATGTTTGCCGATATGCGTACCCTGCAAAAGGCAGTTGAGATGAATTGCAACTTTATTATCACCCACGAACCCATTTTCTACAACCACCTTGATGAAACTGAAGCTTATGCAAACAACCCGGTTTATAAAGAAAAGCGCAAATTTATTGAAGACCATAAGTTAGTTGTATTCCGGTTTCATGATCATATTCACATGACTCAACCGGATGGGATTTATGCCGGAATGATTGAAAAACTGGGTTGGAAGAATTTTGCCGTTAACAATGGCGGTACATTATATAGTATGCCAGAGAAACAATTAGCGAACTTTGCGCGTGAATTAAAAGACCAATTGGATCTACAAACTGTTCGTGTGATTGGCAACCCCGAAATGAAATTTACAAAAGTTGGCCTGGCTGTTGGTGCTCCTGGTGGTGCTCGCCAGATTCAAATGCTAAATATGCCCGAAGTTGAAGTGATGGTTGCCGGCGAAGCCACCGAATGGGAAACCTACCTATATGCTAATGATGCTGTGACGCTGGAAAAAAACAAAGCTGTTATTTTTGTTGGCCATATAAAATCAGAAGAGGCCGGCATGGATTATTGTGCAGAGTGGTTAAAAGGTTTTGTTAAGGGTGTGCCTATTCATTTTATTGAGAATAAGGCCAATTTTATAACCTTCTAA
- a CDS encoding 4Fe-4S binding protein — MAKVKGAVVVDKEGCKGCSLCVEACPHDVLALHKEVNSKGYHYSYMENPDACIGCANCGVVCPDTCITIYRAKAS, encoded by the coding sequence ATGGCAAAAGTAAAAGGAGCAGTTGTTGTTGATAAGGAAGGCTGCAAAGGCTGCAGTCTATGTGTGGAAGCTTGTCCGCACGATGTATTGGCATTGCACAAAGAGGTAAACAGCAAAGGGTATCATTACTCTTATATGGAGAATCCTGATGCCTGTATTGGATGTGCCAATTGTGGTGTTGTTTGTCCGGATACGTGCATAACGATTTACCGTGCAAAAGCCAGTTAG